AAAAGTTAATCAAGCGCCAACAGCTGAAGTGAAAAAAGAACTAATTGAAGAATTAAAAGATAAATTAGCATCTGAAAATAAAAAAGCTCAACAAGAAGCAGATGCAATTATAAAAGCAAAGAAAAAAATTCCTCAAAAACTTTACAAGCAAAATACCTTATCAAAATGATTAAGCAAGCTAAAATCTTACTCTTAGAAGATGATGAAATACTAGCTCAAACAATGCTTCAAATTCTAAAAGATGAAAACTATGATGTAACACTTGTTAATGATGGAGAAGAAGTCCTTGAGTACACTTATGAAAATAAATATGATTTATATTTATTTGATATTAATGTTCCTTTATTATCAGGACTTGATACTTTAAAACTTTTAAGACAAGCTGATGATTTAACACCAACTTTTTTTATTACTGCAAAAAGAGATATAACAACTACACTAGAAGGTTTTGATTGTGGTTGTGATGATTATATAAAAAAACCATTTGATTTAGATGAATTACTTGCACGTGTTAAAGCTATTTTAAAAAGGAAAAACCCAATTATTAAATATTCTGATATAACTTTTGATTTACTTGAAAACAGAGTATTTAAGAATAATGAAGAAGTAGCCTTAGGCTTAGTAGAAAAAGAAATATTTTCACTCTTAATTAGAAATATAAATATGACTGTAAATAAATCAACATTTTTTGATTACATGAATAGACCAAGTGATAGTGCGCTTCGTGTTTTAATAAGTAAATTGAAAAAAGTACTAGATATTAATATCTCAAATACAAAAGGTATAGGATATAAACTTGAAGAATTATGAAAAAAAATCATTTTTTACAACCTTATATCTATTTTTTATTCCTTTATTATTACTTTCTTCTGTAGTTTTATATATGTATCACCAAGATAAAGTAAATGATATTGAGCAAAATATACTTTATCAAATGAAAGATTATACCTTTGATTTTAAGGGAGAAAAATTTACATTAGATATTATTGAAAATGATAAAAAAAAACAGTTATTTAAGATATATCATTGCAAAGAAGGTTTATGTGCATATTTCCAAACAGCATCAACTGGACCTTATTTATTAAAAGTTATATATGATAAAAATAAATATAAAAAAGTTTATAATGAATTCTTAACAGATATATTTAAATTTAGTTTTATTATATTGTTTTTACTTTTCTTACTCTCAATTGCATTTGCAATATATTCATTAAAACCTATGAAAGAAGCACTTTATCTCTTAGAAAACTTTTTAAAAGATATTATTCATGATTTAAATACTCCTGCAACCTCAATTTTATTAAATTCTAAACTATTAAGAAAACGTGGAGATTTTGATGAAATAGAAAGAATAGAATTAAGTGCTAAAAGTATTGCATCATTATATAAAAACTTAGAATATATGACACCTAATAGTATTAATAAAGATGAAAATATTTCCATAGAAGAAATAATCAATGAAAAAGTAGAAGTTCTACAAAAAATATATCCTAAGATAAAATTTATTAAAGACTTAAATCCATTAATAGTTCAAAGTAATAAAAATGGTATAGATAGAATTATAGACAATCTAATGACTAATGCATGTAAATATAATAAGAAAAATGGTCAAGTATCGATTAAAATACGTGAAAATCAAGTAATAATTGAAGATACAGGAATTGGAATAAAAGATACAAAAAAAGTATTTCAACGATACTATAAAGAAACTGATGCCGGACTAGGAATTGGAATGAGTATTGTAAAACAACTATGTGAGGTTTTAAATATAAATATTTATATAAAAAGTGAAATAAAAAAAGGAACACAAGTTATACTTGTATTCCCATAAATTTGACCTAATAAAATTAGAATTATTTTTTTAATTTTGTATCAATAATTTCTTTTGCTTGACTAAGATCTTTTTTATCAATAACAGAAAGTTCAATTTCTAACTTTTTCATTAAAACTTGTTTCTCTTTTGCATCACTTGTTTTGTTGATTTCTTCAACTAAAGCTGAAACATTACTAATTCCATTTGCGAATAGACTTGTACTTGCAGCGATTGCTATAGCTGCTATTAATTTTGTTACTTTCATTTTCATTCTCCTTAATTTGAATGTATGGAAGTATAAGATAAGAGTGTAAGTTAAGTGTTAGTTTTAAATAAGTTTAAAAAGTTTTACAATTATGAGAAGATTCTTTTACAAGATTTAAAAACTCTTTTCTAGCAATTGTTTTTGCACCTAAAGATTGTAAATGATTACTAGGTATCTGACAATCAATCATTTTAAAGTCATTTTCTTTAAGTCTTTGAACTAAATGAAAAAAAGCAACTTTAGAAGCATCTGTTTTTTTAGCAAACATAGATTCACCACAGAAGATATTACCAATATTTACACCATATCCTCCACCAACTAATTCACCTTCATAATAAGCTTCAAAAGAGTGTGCAAATCCTATTTCATGAAGTTTAGTATAGGCATCAATAATTTCATTTGAAATCCATGTACCTTTTTTATCTATTCCTTCGCGTATTTTTTTACATTCAATCATTATATTTCTAAAGTTTGTATCGAATTTAATTTCAAAAATATTTTTATTAATAGTCTTTTTTAAACTTTTAGATATTTTAAGTTCATCTAATTGCAGAATACATCTAGGATTTGGGCTCCACCAAAGAATTGGGTCAGATTCATTATACCAAGGGAAAATACCATTTAAGTAAGCAGTCATAATCCTATTAGGGTTTAAATCACCACCATAAGCTACGATACCTTTATCATTTGCATAATTTGGGTCTGGAAAGATATATGAGTTTTTATCCAAAGGATAGATATTCAAATATAAGCCTTATTTTTTAAGATTATATCTAAAAAGAAGTTTATATAAAGAAGGGATGTCCCTTCTTTATATTTAAAATATTATAAGTTAGAAATAAATCCAGCTAAAGCATCAATTTCAGCATCACTTTTAGTAGCTACTTGACCTTTCATTACGCCTTTCATAACTCCACCGTAAGAACCATCTTTATAACCATTTAATGCAGCAATTGTTTTAGCTTTATCCCAACCTTTAATAATTTGAGATTTACCTAATGCAGCTTTTTCACCATTTTGACCATGACAAGCAGCACACGCACCAAATAATGCTTTAGCATTAATAGAAGGTTTTGCATCTGCAACTTTTGCAACTGCTTCAGTTTTAACAGCTTCAACTTTTTCAGCTGTTGCTTCTTTTGTTGCAGTTGCAGCTGCAACTGTAGTTGAAACGGCACTTGAAACTTTTTCGCTAACTGCATTTGTAGCATCTGATGCTACAGCTTTAGCTTTTTCAACTGTTTGAGATACTGCAGTTGTTGCTGTATCACTAGCTTTTGTCATTGTTTCAGCAACAACTTCTTTTGCTGCATCTTTAGCAACAACTGCTTTTTCACTTACAGTTGCAACTGCAGTTGCTGCCATTTCTTTAGTATCAGTTGAACCATTAGCCATTGCTTCTTTAGCAGTATCTACAACATTTTGTGTTGTTTCTTTAACTACAGCAGTAGTATTATCAACAACTTTAGTTGTTGCATCTGTAACTGTAGTTTTTAATTCAGTTGCTGCTTTAGTAACAGTTTCTTTAACTTCTTTTGCTGCTTCACTAACAGTACTAGTTGCAGATTCAGTTGCTTTTGCTACTTCTGTAGTAACCTTTTTATCTTCACCACACCCTGTTAATAATAATACTGCTACAGCAGAACTAATTAAAATTTTTTTCATTTGCTTCGATCCTTTTAAAATAATTTTGAATTTTACTTTCTTTATCTTAAAGAAGTAATTAAATATGAATAATAATAAATTAAAATTGTATAAAAAATGTGTTTTACACAAGATATTCAAATACAAATTCATCTTTGTAATCAATATTTACAATTCCACCTTTTTTAAGTTTTCCAAATAAAATCTCATCTGTTAACACATCTTTGATTTTATCAGAAATAACTCTATTAAGTGGTCTTGCACCCATAGCTTTGTCATAACCAATACTTGCAAGTTCTTTTTTAGCTTTGCTAGTAATATTAATTTTGATATGCTTATCGCTTAATTGTTCTTCTAAATCAGTAATAAATTTAGCAACAACTTTACTTACAACATCGATTGATAAACTATCAAATGAAACAACACTATCAAGTCTATTTCTAAACTCAGGTGCAAAGAATTTACTAATAGCTTTGTTTTCATTTAAGTTATCATTTTTAGCAAATCCCATAACATTTGCTTCTGTTGCTCCTAAATTTGAAGTCATTACTAGTATTACATTTTGGAAATCAGCTTTATTTCCTGCATTATCTGTAAGTTCGGCATTATCCATAACTTGTAATAAAACTGACATTAAATCAGGATGTGCTTTTTCAATTTCATCAAGAAGTAATACTGTATGAGGATGCTTTCTAATAGCTTCTGTTAATAATCCACCTTGCTCAAAACCAACATAACCAGCAGGAGCTCCAATTAGTCTTGAAATTGTATGAGCTTCCATGTATTCACTCATATCAAATCTTTCAAAGTGAATACCTAATTGTAATGATAATTCTTTTGCAACTTCAGTTTTACCAACACCTGTAGGTCCTGTAAAAAGAAAAGAGCCAATTGGTTTTTTATCAAGACCTAATCCTGCTTTATTTCTTTTAATTGATTGAACAATTGTTGTAATTGCTTTATCTTGACCATAAACTCTTTTTTGCATATTCTTTTCTAAAGACTTTAATAAAGTCAAATCAGATTTTGTAGCAGATTTAGCAGGAATATGTGCCATTTTTGCAATTGTATTTTCAACATCAACTTGAGAAATAGTTACATTCTTCTTTGATTTTGTTTTAAGTGTAGATACTAAAGAAATCTTCTTCGAAGCTCCAACCTCATCAATAACATCAATTGCACAATCAGGTAGGAATCTATCAGTAATATATTTTTTACTTAACTCAACTGCGCTTCTAATTGCAGTTTTTGAATATTTAATTCCATGGAACTCTTCATATTTTGATTTTAAACCTTCTAAAATTAATATTGAATCTTCAATTGAAGGTTCTTCCACATCAACTTTTGCAAATCTTCTAGAAAGTGCTTTATCTTTTGAAAAATCATTTCTATACTCTGCAAATGTAGTTGCACCTATACATCTTAGTTTTCCATTTGAAAGCATTGGTTTTAAAATATTTGAAGCATCCATTGCTGAACCACCAACACTTCCTGCTCCTACAATTGTATGAATTTCATCAATAAATAAAATGGCATTTGGAACTTTTACTACTTCTTGTAAAAGTGATTTTAATTTTTTCTCAAAATCACCTCTATATTTTGTTCCTGCAATCATAGAACCCATGTCAAGTGAAAAAACTTTTGCATCATGTAAAAATTCAGGAACATTTTCTTGAGCAATTTCTAAGGCTAATCCTTCAGCAATTGCAGTTTTACCAACTCCTGGTTCTCCTACTAAAATTGGATTATTCTTTTTTCTTCTACTTAAAATCTCAATTACTCTTGAAATTTCTTTTTCTCTTCCAATTACAGGATCAATTTCACCTTTTTTTGCAACACTTACAAGTTCAGAAGAATTTTTATCTAAAACTTTATTAGATTTTTCTTCACCCTCTTCTTGCTGTGATGTTTCATCAACTTCTTTATGAGATATCTCTTCTAAAATATCAATTCTTTCAATTCCTAAAGATTTTAATAAATATAAAGCATAAGACTTTTCATCTTTTAAAATTGCAACAAACATATCTTCTACATTTGCATTTCCTCTACCACTTGTTTGTGTATGTGCAACCATATATTCAATTGTGGAAGTTAAAGAAATTGTTTCAATTGGTTCATCATCAATTCCTTCTGGTAACTTAGGTGTATTTTCTTCTATATATTTTTTTGTATCTTCAAATAATTTATTATTATCAACACCTAAATCTATAAACAAATTCTCAATTGATTCATCATGTAATAACATTAAAAAAATATGTTCAATAGTTAAATATTCATGATTACTAGTTTTTGCATAACTAACTGCTTGTGAAAAAATACTTCTTAATTCTTTACTTATCATTTTATTCTTCTTCCATGACAGCTTTTAAAGGAAAACCTTTTTCTCTTGCCATTGTTTTAACTTGCCCTACTTTAGTAGCAGCTATTTCATGTGTATAAACTCCACATACTTCACGTCCATTATTATGTATGTTTAACATAATATTTGATGATTCATCTAAACTTTTTCTAAATACTTTTACTAATACATCAATAACAAAATCCATTGTTGAATAATCGTCATTTAATAAAAAAACTTTATATTTTTTTGGTTCTTGTAAATCTAAATCATCTTCTAATTCTATTTCAATCTCGTTACTCACTTCAAACCTTTTTTATGATAAAATACCATTCTAATTTTTAAAAAAATATTATACCAAAAAAGAAATTATATGAATAAAGACATTAACTACTATAAAAATAAATCCATTTTCATTACTGCTACAAATACAGATGTAGGAAAAACTTATGCAAGTGAAAAGTTTTTAAGATACTTTTCAAGAAAAGGCTTAAAAGTAGGTTACTTCAAACCTTGTGAAACAGGTGTTATCACACAACCAATAGATGGTTCAAAGATGTTAAATCTAACAAAAGAGCTAAACAAAGATTTTAAAGCCAATATAAACGATGTAGTACCTTATCAATTTAAACTCCCAGCAGCACCTTATGTTGCAAAAGAAGATACAAGAATATCTTTAGAAGTATTAAAACAAAAGCAAGCTTATTTACAATCAATGTGTGATGTACTTATTATTGAAGGTGCGGGAGGATTAATGGTTCCACTTGAAGCTAATTTATTTATTATTGATTTAATAAAAGAGTTTGAGAGTCAAACGATTTTAATTACACCTTCTAAACTTGGATGTATAAATGATACCCTACTTTCAATTGAAGCACTTAAAAATAGAAATATTGATTTTGAATTTTTTATTAATTTATATCAAGATAAAGATAGCTTCAAAAAAGTTTCCGAACCATTTTTAAAAGACCATTTTAAAACACTTCAATTTTTAGATGATTTATAGAAATATTGTAAATTTGCAAAAGAATTTGTAAATTTGCAATATTTTATTCTTTATTATTCTTAAATTTACATCACTTTTCCTAGTGTTTTTGCATATTTTTCCCTTCTCTTTAAGTTTTCTTTCCCTTAGTCATGGTATTTGTTCTAGTTTTTTGAATTTAAACTTAAGTAAAAACACTATTTTTTTTTACATAAAAACAATTCATTTTAAATAATGTATAACTTTCACATCAGTTTTATTCTATATACTAATAGAGTTAAAAACAGTAAGAAAAGAAAATTCAACATACAAAGAAAGGTAGATAAAAAATGACTTCTGCAATAGATTTATCAAAATTAACAGCAAACGATGATTTGACACCAGTTTTAGGTGGATACTGGCCTGGTATTCAGATTTATTACCCACCAATTAAATTCAACCCACTTGATGGTACATATGAAAGTATGGAGCAAGCTAAATTAAGATTACAAAAACATGCTTATAAAACAAAAGCACATACTGTATTATTCGATTTAGAAGATGGTTGTAGACAAAAAGCTATGTCAAGAGAATTATTAATTCAAGAACTTCCAAAGTTCCCTGAAAGAAATTTCCAAATAGCTGTTAGAATTAACCCATTTAGAACAGATGAGTATGAAGAAGATTTAAAAATGTTAAAACAAATTCATCAATATATTGATGTAATTGTATTAGCAAAAGCTGGAGAAGTTTATGGATCTGCTGAAATTAGAGATTTATCTTCTTGGTTAGTATCTATTGGAAGTAATTTAACAATTCAACCAATTATTGAGCATCCAAAGTCACTTCAAATTGCTGATAGATTAATGGATCACTCAACAGTTAAACATGTTGTTTTTGGTATTCACGATTTCTCTAAAGCAATGGCTTATAAAATCACACCAGAAGGTTGGATTAATGAGTTAGAAACATTCTTTAATATGCTTACAATGGAAGCTAGAGTTAAAGGTGCTGGAGTTATTGGTGGAGTTGAAGTTATGCTTACACCACACTCACTACCTGATCACTGTGTTGAGAAAAAAGATATTAGAAGATGGTTAGATTTACATGGTGATGATGCATCTAGACATGTTTATGCACATGCACAAAGAGAAAATGCAATGGGATTAACTGGTAAACAAGTTATTACACCAAATCATATTAATGTTTGTAAAGTTGCATTTACACCAAGCCCAAAAGAGCTTGAGCATGATATTACTGTATTAAAACTAGCAATTGAGACTGATGCTTTATTAAGTGGAGCAATAAGATATAAAGGTGAAATGTTAGATCCACCAATGTTTGGTAAGGCTTTACAAAATATTTTAAGAGCATACGCACTTAGAAGTTTAAATAAAGAAGATGAGATATTTGCATTATCGGTATTAAATAGAATGCCTATACATACATTTAAAGAAAACTGGCCTTACGGTCAAATTTAATAAGGAGTTATAATAATGAGTTCAAATGTAACAATTGAAGTACCAGAATACTTAAATATTGGAGTTGCTTGTACATCTAAACATGTAGGAACAGCTAAAGAAAATAGTACTGCTATGATTATTGAAGATGATAAGCTTGGTACTGATGAAATAACATATAAAGATTTAGCTACTAAATCAGATCAAATTTGTAACTTCTTAACTGGATTAGGATTTGAGCCTAGAGATAGAGTTTTAGTTTGTTTAAAAAACTCACTTGCTTACCCTATTTCATTTTTTGGAGCTATTAAAGCAGGTATTATTGCAGTACCAACTTCAACACTTTTATCAGGTTCTGAAGTTAAATATTTAGCAGAAGATTCACAAGCAAGTGCTATTGTATTATCTGCAACAATGTATGATAATTTATTACCTTACTTAGAAAACCTTGATAACTTAAAAACAATTATCGTTGCAGGTGTTGATTCAACTGAAGGTTTAAATATTCCTAAGGGAATGAATGTTTACTCTTTTTCTGAGATTTTAAAAACTGCAGATAAAAAAGCAAATCACTATAAATCAAAATCAGGTGAGCCTGCTTATTTAGTATATACTTCAGGAACAACTGGTTATCCAAAAGGTGTATTACACTCACATAGATCACTTGTAGGAAGAACTCCTGCTACTGAATACTGGTTTGATTTTAAAGAAAATGACAGAATCATGCACTCTGGTAAATTTAACTGGACTTATGTTTTAGGTTCTGCACTTATGGATCCATTATTTAATGGTCATACAGTTATTGCTTACGAAGGTGGTAATGATGCTGGAACTTGGATTGAATTAATTAAAAAACATAAATGTACTATCTTTATTGGAGTACCTACAATTTATAGACAAATTATTCAAAAAACTGAATTTACAGCGGCTGATTGTCCATCTTTAAGATATTGTATGTCTGCTGGTGAGCATTTATCTGATGAAATGATTGGTTTATGGAGAGATAGATTCAAGCAAGATATTTTTGAAGCAATTGGAATGAGTGAGTGTTCTTACTATATTTCACATTCAAAAAACAATCCAATTAGACCTGGTTCTGCAGGATTTGTACAACCAGGACATACTGTAAAATTACTTGACCCTGATACACTAGAAGAAGTTCCAGATGGTGAAGAAGGTATGATTTCTATTGGTGAAGATGATCCAGGTTTATTCTTAGAGTACTGGCAATTAGAAGAAGAGACTAGAAAAGCTAAGCATAATGGTTACTTCTTTACAGGTGATTACGCTAAAAGAGATGAAGATGGTTACATCTGGTTCATTGGTAGAAAAGATGATATTATTAATACATTTGGATTTAGAGTATCTCCACACGAAATTGAAAGAGTTGTAAAAACTCATGATTTAGTAGCTGATTGTGTTGCTTTTGGTTTAGAAATTGGAAAAGATAAAGTAATTGTAGCAATTGCTGTAATTGGACATGAAGAATTAACAGCAGAACAAGAAGCAGAA
This sequence is a window from Poseidonibacter parvus. Protein-coding genes within it:
- a CDS encoding c-type cytochrome, which produces MKKILISSAVAVLLLTGCGEDKKVTTEVAKATESATSTVSEAAKEVKETVTKAATELKTTVTDATTKVVDNTTAVVKETTQNVVDTAKEAMANGSTDTKEMAATAVATVSEKAVVAKDAAKEVVAETMTKASDTATTAVSQTVEKAKAVASDATNAVSEKVSSAVSTTVAAATATKEATAEKVEAVKTEAVAKVADAKPSINAKALFGACAACHGQNGEKAALGKSQIIKGWDKAKTIAALNGYKDGSYGGVMKGVMKGQVATKSDAEIDALAGFISNL
- a CDS encoding ATP-dependent Clp protease adaptor ClpS, with product MSNEIEIELEDDLDLQEPKKYKVFLLNDDYSTMDFVIDVLVKVFRKSLDESSNIMLNIHNNGREVCGVYTHEIAATKVGQVKTMAREKGFPLKAVMEEE
- a CDS encoding restriction endonuclease; the encoded protein is MKVTKLIAAIAIAASTSLFANGISNVSALVEEINKTSDAKEKQVLMKKLEIELSVIDKKDLSQAKEIIDTKLKK
- a CDS encoding response regulator transcription factor codes for the protein MIKQAKILLLEDDEILAQTMLQILKDENYDVTLVNDGEEVLEYTYENKYDLYLFDINVPLLSGLDTLKLLRQADDLTPTFFITAKRDITTTLEGFDCGCDDYIKKPFDLDELLARVKAILKRKNPIIKYSDITFDLLENRVFKNNEEVALGLVEKEIFSLLIRNINMTVNKSTFFDYMNRPSDSALRVLISKLKKVLDINISNTKGIGYKLEEL
- a CDS encoding aldolase/citrate lyase family protein, translating into MSSNVTIEVPEYLNIGVACTSKHVGTAKENSTAMIIEDDKLGTDEITYKDLATKSDQICNFLTGLGFEPRDRVLVCLKNSLAYPISFFGAIKAGIIAVPTSTLLSGSEVKYLAEDSQASAIVLSATMYDNLLPYLENLDNLKTIIVAGVDSTEGLNIPKGMNVYSFSEILKTADKKANHYKSKSGEPAYLVYTSGTTGYPKGVLHSHRSLVGRTPATEYWFDFKENDRIMHSGKFNWTYVLGSALMDPLFNGHTVIAYEGGNDAGTWIELIKKHKCTIFIGVPTIYRQIIQKTEFTAADCPSLRYCMSAGEHLSDEMIGLWRDRFKQDIFEAIGMSECSYYISHSKNNPIRPGSAGFVQPGHTVKLLDPDTLEEVPDGEEGMISIGEDDPGLFLEYWQLEEETRKAKHNGYFFTGDYAKRDEDGYIWFIGRKDDIINTFGFRVSPHEIERVVKTHDLVADCVAFGLEIGKDKVIVAIAVIGHEELTAEQEAEVLAFSQANLAKYKAPKTIFGMKDYPRTKNGKVLRKQLVKNLHDVYHAKETGEEIKEYKARRSMLFVPAYNKHNVEKAKTVLADSVIFDLEAILSEQREPARDTIKSVYKESGSKFGESERILRINNLGSEDIAKDLALAKEIEIDGLLFSKIETAEQVLEAVKLIEEVNPDLSLMIMIETPLSVLNIQQICAASPRVEVVVVGSNKLANRLQIDIKKGSKAMFNYLSQIALAAKAYGQTVIDGPHFDVHDEFACEDSTKDAFNLGFDGKSLIHPIQIEYINDIFTPKQTEVEDYEVMINKYDAAKKEGKEVIYHNDRLVDGSRIKWAKKMITLYETYKSLGQNLFNK
- the clpA gene encoding ATP-dependent Clp protease ATP-binding subunit ClpA, which encodes MISKELRSIFSQAVSYAKTSNHEYLTIEHIFLMLLHDESIENLFIDLGVDNNKLFEDTKKYIEENTPKLPEGIDDEPIETISLTSTIEYMVAHTQTSGRGNANVEDMFVAILKDEKSYALYLLKSLGIERIDILEEISHKEVDETSQQEEGEEKSNKVLDKNSSELVSVAKKGEIDPVIGREKEISRVIEILSRRKKNNPILVGEPGVGKTAIAEGLALEIAQENVPEFLHDAKVFSLDMGSMIAGTKYRGDFEKKLKSLLQEVVKVPNAILFIDEIHTIVGAGSVGGSAMDASNILKPMLSNGKLRCIGATTFAEYRNDFSKDKALSRRFAKVDVEEPSIEDSILILEGLKSKYEEFHGIKYSKTAIRSAVELSKKYITDRFLPDCAIDVIDEVGASKKISLVSTLKTKSKKNVTISQVDVENTIAKMAHIPAKSATKSDLTLLKSLEKNMQKRVYGQDKAITTIVQSIKRNKAGLGLDKKPIGSFLFTGPTGVGKTEVAKELSLQLGIHFERFDMSEYMEAHTISRLIGAPAGYVGFEQGGLLTEAIRKHPHTVLLLDEIEKAHPDLMSVLLQVMDNAELTDNAGNKADFQNVILVMTSNLGATEANVMGFAKNDNLNENKAISKFFAPEFRNRLDSVVSFDSLSIDVVSKVVAKFITDLEEQLSDKHIKINITSKAKKELASIGYDKAMGARPLNRVISDKIKDVLTDEILFGKLKKGGIVNIDYKDEFVFEYLV
- the bioD gene encoding dethiobiotin synthase, yielding MNKDINYYKNKSIFITATNTDVGKTYASEKFLRYFSRKGLKVGYFKPCETGVITQPIDGSKMLNLTKELNKDFKANINDVVPYQFKLPAAPYVAKEDTRISLEVLKQKQAYLQSMCDVLIIEGAGGLMVPLEANLFIIDLIKEFESQTILITPSKLGCINDTLLSIEALKNRNIDFEFFINLYQDKDSFKKVSEPFLKDHFKTLQFLDDL
- the aat gene encoding leucyl/phenylalanyl-tRNA--protein transferase, which produces MNIYPLDKNSYIFPDPNYANDKGIVAYGGDLNPNRIMTAYLNGIFPWYNESDPILWWSPNPRCILQLDELKISKSLKKTINKNIFEIKFDTNFRNIMIECKKIREGIDKKGTWISNEIIDAYTKLHEIGFAHSFEAYYEGELVGGGYGVNIGNIFCGESMFAKKTDASKVAFFHLVQRLKENDFKMIDCQIPSNHLQSLGAKTIARKEFLNLVKESSHNCKTF
- a CDS encoding HpcH/HpaI aldolase/citrate lyase family protein, giving the protein MTSAIDLSKLTANDDLTPVLGGYWPGIQIYYPPIKFNPLDGTYESMEQAKLRLQKHAYKTKAHTVLFDLEDGCRQKAMSRELLIQELPKFPERNFQIAVRINPFRTDEYEEDLKMLKQIHQYIDVIVLAKAGEVYGSAEIRDLSSWLVSIGSNLTIQPIIEHPKSLQIADRLMDHSTVKHVVFGIHDFSKAMAYKITPEGWINELETFFNMLTMEARVKGAGVIGGVEVMLTPHSLPDHCVEKKDIRRWLDLHGDDASRHVYAHAQRENAMGLTGKQVITPNHINVCKVAFTPSPKELEHDITVLKLAIETDALLSGAIRYKGEMLDPPMFGKALQNILRAYALRSLNKEDEIFALSVLNRMPIHTFKENWPYGQI
- a CDS encoding sensor histidine kinase; this encodes MKNYEKKSFFTTLYLFFIPLLLLSSVVLYMYHQDKVNDIEQNILYQMKDYTFDFKGEKFTLDIIENDKKKQLFKIYHCKEGLCAYFQTASTGPYLLKVIYDKNKYKKVYNEFLTDIFKFSFIILFLLFLLSIAFAIYSLKPMKEALYLLENFLKDIIHDLNTPATSILLNSKLLRKRGDFDEIERIELSAKSIASLYKNLEYMTPNSINKDENISIEEIINEKVEVLQKIYPKIKFIKDLNPLIVQSNKNGIDRIIDNLMTNACKYNKKNGQVSIKIRENQVIIEDTGIGIKDTKKVFQRYYKETDAGLGIGMSIVKQLCEVLNINIYIKSEIKKGTQVILVFP